Sequence from the Ornithinimicrobium humiphilum genome:
CTCGTCGAGGATGAGCAGCTTGACGTCCTTGGAGAGCGCCTTGGCGATCTCCACGAGCTGCTGCTTGCCGACGCCGATGTGGCCGATCTTGGTGACCGGCTGCTCCTTGAGCCCCACGCGGGCCATGAGCTCGGCGGCGTCGGCGTTGGTGCGGTGCCAGTCGATGAGGCCCAGGGTGCCGCGGCGCTCGTTGCCGAGGAACATGTTCTCGGCGATCGACAGGTGGGGGATGAGCGCCAGCTCCTGGTGGATGATGACGATGCCCTTCGCCTCGCTGTCGTTGATCGAGGAGAAGCGCACCTCCTCGCCGTCCAGGAGGATCTGGCCCTCGTAGCTGCCGTGCGGGTAGACGCCGGACAGCACCTTCATCAGGGTGGACTTGCCGGCGCCGTTCTCGCCGCAGATCGCGTGGATCTCGCCGCGGCGCACGTCCAGGTTGACGTCCTGGAGCGCCTTGACGCCGGGGAACGTCTTGGTGATGTCCCGCATCTGCAGGATCGAGTCGGTCATCGGGGGTCCTCACCGTGATGGGCAGGGGTATGGCGTGTGCTGCCCGGGTCGGGCTGGGGGTGGGTCCCCCGGGCCCGGCCGCGCGGGGCGGCCGGGCCCGGGATCACCGGTGCTGCTGGAGTCGGTCAGGCCGAGGTCACTCGGCGACGCCCGACTCGACCTCCTCGGCGGTCCAGTAGCCGGAGTCGACGAGCAGGCTCTGGATGGTGTCCTTGTAGACGATGTCGGACTCGAGCAGGTAGGACGGGACGACCTTCACACCGTTGTCGTAGGTCTCGGTGTCGTTGGCCTCCGGCTCACCGCCCTCGAGGAAGGCCTCGAGGGAGACGACCGCCTGGGCGGCCAGCTTGCGGGTGTCCTTGAAGATCGTCGCGAACTGCACGCCGTCGTTGATGAGCTTGACCGAGGCGATCTCGGCGTCCTGGCCGGTGACGACGGGCAGGCCGTCCTCGATCGTCTCGCCGTAGCCGGCGTTCTGCAGCGCGGTGATGATGCCGCGCGACAGGCCGTCGTAGGGCGAGAGCACGCCGTCGAGCTGCTCGCTGCCGCCGCCGTAGGAGCTGGTCAGCAGGTCCTCCATGCGCTTCTGGGCGGTCTCCTGCTGCCAGCGCAGGATGGCGGCCTGCTCGATCTCCGTCTGGCCGGACGGGACCTCGAGCACCCCGGAGTCGAGGTAGGGCTGGAGGGTGTCCATCGCGCCCTTCCAGAAGAAGTGCGCGTTGTTGTCGTCGAGCGAGCCCGCGAAGAGCTCGATCTTGAACGGGCCCTTCTCGCCGGTCTCGTTGCCGTCCTGGTCGAGGATGCCGAGGCCGACGAGCAGCGAGGTGGCCTGCTGGACGCCGACGTTCTCGTTGTCGAACGTCACGTAGAAGTCGACGTTCTCGCTGTCGCGGATCAGGCGGTCGTAGGCGATGACCGGGATGTCGGCCGACGCCGCGGCGTCCAGCTGGCTGGACAGCGCGGTGCCGTCGATCGCCGCGATGACCAGGGCGTCGGCGCCGTTGGTGATCATCTGGTCGATCTGCTGGGACTGGGTCGGGATGTCGTCGTTGGCGAACTGGAGGTCGACCTCGTAGCCCTTCTCCTCCAGGCCCTCCTTGACGGCCTCGCCGTCGGCGATCCAGCGCTCGGAGGTCTGGGTGGGCATCGCCACGCCGACCTTGAGCGTCTCGCCGTCGCCACCGGCGGGGGCGCTGGCGTCGCCGCCGGTGTCGCCCGCGCCCTCGCCGCCACAGGCGGCCAGGGAGAGGGCCAGGGTGCCCACCGCGGCGATGGCGGTGATGCGTCGGATCCTGCTGGTCATGCTCACTCCTTGTGTTGTGCTGGTGAAGCGGGTGCTGATCTGGATGTTCTTCACGTGGTGCCTCACAGGCCCTGGGCGAGCCGGTGGTAGGCGGCGTTCCACCGGACCTGGTCGGCGAAGCCGCGGGTGGTGGTGTGCTCGTCGATGACGAGCAGCTCGGTGCCGGCCATCTCGGCGAGGGTGGCGAACTCCTCGACGCCGACCTGGGTCGACAGGACGGTGTGGTGCGCGGCGCCGGCGGCCATCCACGACTCCGTCGACGTGGCGAAGTCGGGACGCGGGCGCCACACGGCGTGGGCCACCGGGAGCCGGGGCAGCGCGGCCGGCGGCGTCACGACGTCGACGACGTTGGCCGTGAGCCGGAAGCGCTCCCGCATGTCCGACATCGCCACGACCACGCCCTCGCCCGCGTCGGCGGAGAACACCAGGCGGACCGGGTCCTCGCGACCGCCGATCGAGAGCGGGTGGACCTGCAGGCTCGGCTTCGTCGTGGTCAGCGAGGGGCAGATCTCGAGCATGTGGGCGCCGAGGATGAGCTCCTGGCCCGGGGTGAGGTCGTAGGTGTAGTCCTCCATGAGGGAGGCGCCGCCGGGCAGGCCCTCGCCCATGACCTTGGCCGCGCGGACCAGGATCGCGGTCTTCCAGTCGCCCTCGGCGCCGAAGCCGTAGCCCGCGGCCATGAGCCGCTGCACGGCCAGGCCGGGCAGCTGCCGCAGCCCACCGAGGTCCTCGAAGGTGGTCGTGAACGCACCGGCACCCACGCCCTCCAGGAAGGAGAGCAGCGCGAGCTCCTGGCGTGCGCCATACCGGAGCGACTCGTGGCGCTCGCCGCCGCGGCGCAGCTCGGGCACGACGTCGTAGAGGTCCTCGTACTCCGCGACCAGGCTGTCGACGTCGCTGTCGGCGACGGCCTCGACCGCCTCGACGAGGTCGTTCACGCCCCAGGTGTTGACCGAGACGCCGAGGCGGATCTCGGCCTCGGTCTTGTCGCCCTCGGTGACCGCGACGTTGCGCATGTTGTCGCCGAAGCGCACCAGCCGTAGCGAGCGGACGGCGTCCCAGCCGGCGGCGGCGCGGATCCAGCTGCCGACGCGGCGCTGGACCGTCTCGCTCGAGACGTGGCCGGCGACCGTGGTGCGGCGCACGCCCATCCGGGTCTGCACGTAGGCGAACTCGCGGTCGCCGTGCGCGGCCTGGTTGAGGTTCATGAAGTCCATGTCGATCGTCGCCCAGGGCAGCGCGACGTCGGCCTGCGTGTGCAGGTGGAGCAGCGGCACGTCGAGCGCGCCGAGGCCGGCGATCCACATCTTCGCGGGGGAGAAGGTGTGCATCCAGGCGATGATCCCGATGCAGTGCTCGTCGGCGTTGGCCTCCAGCGCCATCCGGTGGATGCTGTCGCGGTCCTTGAGGACCGGCTTCCACACGATCTTGGCGGGCACGGCGTCGGCGGCGTCGAGCCGGGCGGCGATGGCCTGGCTCTGCTCGGCGACCTGGCGCAGGGTGTCCTCGCCGTAGAGGTCCTGGCTGCCGGTGCAGAACCAGATCTCGCGCTCGCCGTAGGGCTTGGTCATCGAGGCATCTCCTGGGGCTCGGGGGTGGGGGTCGGCCGCTGGCCGTAGACGTTCTGGTAGCGGTCGTAGAGGCGGTCGACGTCGGCCTGCGGGATGGGCAGCGGGTCGCCGAGCTGGCGGGCGACGTGCACCGTGCGCGCGACCTCCTCGACGAGGACCGCCGCCTTGACCGCGGCGCGGGCGTCCGTGCCGACGGTGAAGGGGCCGTGGTTCTGCATGAGCACGGCCCTGCTGCGGGATCGCTGCAGGGTCTCGACGATGCCGCGGCCGATCGAGTCGTCGCCGATGAGCGCGAACGGCCCGACCGGGACCGGCCCGCCGAACTCGTCGGCCATCATCGTCAGCACGCAGGGGATCTCCTCGCCGCGCGCCGCCCAGGCCGTGGCGTAGGTGCTGTGGGTGTGGACCACGCCGCCGACCTCGGGCAGGTGCCGGTAGACGTAGGCGTGCGCCGCGGTGTCGGAGGACGGGGAGCGGTCGCCGTCCACCAGCTCGCCGTCGAGGTCGCAGACCACCATCGCCCCGGGCGTGAGCTCGTCGTAGGTGACGCCGCTCGGCTTGATGACGAACAGGTCGGCGCCCGGGACGCGCTGCGAGACGTTGCCGGCGGTCCACACGACCAGCTCCCAGCGGGGGAGCTCGGCGTGCAGGCGCGCGACCACTTCGCGGGTGCGGGCGATCTCGTCCCGGACCTCCTGCGGGTATGCGGTGAGGCTCACGGCGCCACCGCCCCGGCCGGCGCGGGGTCGGCCGCGGGGACCGGCGCGACGCCGAGGGCCTCGCGGCGCAGGGCCCGGAGCCGGTGCATCACGTCGTTGCCGCCGCGGCCGAAGTGGTCGTGGAGCAGGCGGTACTCGGCGAAGAGACGGTCGTAGACCCGGGCACGCTCCTCGTCCGGGGTGTAGACGGCGCGGTGGACCTTGCCCATCGCGGCCGCGGCCGTCCGGACGTCGGGGTAGTGCCCGGCGGCGACGGCGGCGTGGATCGCCGAGCCGAGGGCCGGGCCCTGGTCGGTGGCGATCGTCGACAGCGGCAGGCGGGTCACGTCGCTGTAGATCTGCATGAGCAAGCGGTTCTTGAGCAGGCCGCCGGCGACGATGAGCTCGGTGACCGGGACGCCGGCGCCGTCGAACGCCTCGACGATGACCCGGGTGCCGAAGGCGGTCGCCTCGAGCAGCGCGCGGTAGGTGTCCTCGGCGCGGGTGGCCAGCGTCTGCCCGACGACCAGGCCGGAGAGCTCGTGGTCGACGAGCACCGAGCGGTTGCCGGAGTGCCAGTCGAGCGCGACGAGCCCGTGCGCGCCGACCTCCTGGGCCGCGGCCAGCTCGGTGAGCAGCTCGTGGGTGGAGATGCCGCGGGCGGCCGCCTCCTCGTGGTAGCCGGCCGGCACGCCGTGCTCGACGAACCAGCCGAAGATGTCGCCGACGCCGGACTGGCCGGCCTCGTAGCCCCACAGGCCGTCGACGATGCCGCCGTCGACGACGCCGCACATGCCGGGGACCTCGCGCAGCACGTCGCCGTTCATGACGTGGCAGGTGGAGGTGCCCATGATCGCGACCATCTGGCCGGGCTCGACGGCGTTGGCCGCCGGGGCGGTGACGTGCGCGTCGACGTTGCCGACGGCGACCGCGATGCCCTCGGGCAGGCCGGTCCACGCGGCGGCCTCGGCGGTCAGGCCGCCCGCGCGGCTGCCGAGGGCGCCGATCGGGTGGGCGAGCTTGTCGTCGACGAAGCCCGCGAAGTCGGGGTTGAGCGCCGCGAGGAAGTCGCGGGAGGGGTAGGCGCCGTCCTGCAGGATGCCCTTATAGCCGGCGGTGCAGGCGTTGCGGACGTAGCTGCCGCACAGCTGCCAGACGATCCAGTCGGCCGCCTCGACCCAGTGCCGGGTGCGCTCGTAGACCTCGGGGTCCTCCTCGAGCAGCTGCAGCCCCTTGGCGAACTCCCACTCCGAGGAGATCAGGCCGCCGTAGCGGCGGATCCACGGCTCGCCGCGCTCGTGCGCCAGGGCGTTGATGCGGTCGGCGTGCGGCTGGGCGGCGTGGTGCTTCCAGAGCTTGACGTAGGCGTGCGGCCGGTCGGCGAGGTCGAGCAGCTCGTTGAGCGGGGTGCCGTCCTCGGTGGTCGGGACCATCGTGCAGGCGGTGAAGTCGGTGGCGATGCCCACGACCTGCTCGGCGCGCACGCCGTGCTCGCGCTCGGCCTGGCGCAGCGCCTCGGGCACGGCGACCTTGAGCACGTCGACGTAGTCCGCCGGCACCTGCAGCGCCCAGTCCGGGGGCAGGACGACAGGGCTGCCCGCGTCGGCGGCGGGGCCGGCGGTGAGCTCGCGCTCCATCACGGCGTGCGGGTAGGCGTGGACGCCGGACCCGAGCACCTGGCCGTCGCGGACGCGGACGACGACGGCTCGACCGGACAGGGTGCCGTAGTCGACCCCGACGACGAGGGCGTCGGGGGTGGCGGCGGTGCCGTCCGTGGCAGGCTCTCCGCTGGTCGACCGGAGAGTTTCGGCGGGGTTCATCGGTCTCCTTCCTCGCCGTTGAGGTCGTTGCGCGCTCCTCCCCCGTCTGCCTCCTGAGCTCAAGGGTTGTGAGCGCTCACTCGAGCCGCTACGTTAGC
This genomic interval carries:
- a CDS encoding L-ribulose-5-phosphate 4-epimerase, which translates into the protein MSLTAYPQEVRDEIARTREVVARLHAELPRWELVVWTAGNVSQRVPGADLFVIKPSGVTYDELTPGAMVVCDLDGELVDGDRSPSSDTAAHAYVYRHLPEVGGVVHTHSTYATAWAARGEEIPCVLTMMADEFGGPVPVGPFALIGDDSIGRGIVETLQRSRSRAVLMQNHGPFTVGTDARAAVKAAVLVEEVARTVHVARQLGDPLPIPQADVDRLYDRYQNVYGQRPTPTPEPQEMPR
- the chvE gene encoding multiple monosaccharide ABC transporter substrate-binding protein, whose product is MTSRIRRITAIAAVGTLALSLAACGGEGAGDTGGDASAPAGGDGETLKVGVAMPTQTSERWIADGEAVKEGLEEKGYEVDLQFANDDIPTQSQQIDQMITNGADALVIAAIDGTALSSQLDAAASADIPVIAYDRLIRDSENVDFYVTFDNENVGVQQATSLLVGLGILDQDGNETGEKGPFKIELFAGSLDDNNAHFFWKGAMDTLQPYLDSGVLEVPSGQTEIEQAAILRWQQETAQKRMEDLLTSSYGGGSEQLDGVLSPYDGLSRGIITALQNAGYGETIEDGLPVVTGQDAEIASVKLINDGVQFATIFKDTRKLAAQAVVSLEAFLEGGEPEANDTETYDNGVKVVPSYLLESDIVYKDTIQSLLVDSGYWTAEEVESGVAE
- the araA gene encoding L-arabinose isomerase; the protein is MTKPYGEREIWFCTGSQDLYGEDTLRQVAEQSQAIAARLDAADAVPAKIVWKPVLKDRDSIHRMALEANADEHCIGIIAWMHTFSPAKMWIAGLGALDVPLLHLHTQADVALPWATIDMDFMNLNQAAHGDREFAYVQTRMGVRRTTVAGHVSSETVQRRVGSWIRAAAGWDAVRSLRLVRFGDNMRNVAVTEGDKTEAEIRLGVSVNTWGVNDLVEAVEAVADSDVDSLVAEYEDLYDVVPELRRGGERHESLRYGARQELALLSFLEGVGAGAFTTTFEDLGGLRQLPGLAVQRLMAAGYGFGAEGDWKTAILVRAAKVMGEGLPGGASLMEDYTYDLTPGQELILGAHMLEICPSLTTTKPSLQVHPLSIGGREDPVRLVFSADAGEGVVVAMSDMRERFRLTANVVDVVTPPAALPRLPVAHAVWRPRPDFATSTESWMAAGAAHHTVLSTQVGVEEFATLAEMAGTELLVIDEHTTTRGFADQVRWNAAYHRLAQGL
- the araB gene encoding ribulokinase, with protein sequence MNPAETLRSTSGEPATDGTAATPDALVVGVDYGTLSGRAVVVRVRDGQVLGSGVHAYPHAVMERELTAGPAADAGSPVVLPPDWALQVPADYVDVLKVAVPEALRQAEREHGVRAEQVVGIATDFTACTMVPTTEDGTPLNELLDLADRPHAYVKLWKHHAAQPHADRINALAHERGEPWIRRYGGLISSEWEFAKGLQLLEEDPEVYERTRHWVEAADWIVWQLCGSYVRNACTAGYKGILQDGAYPSRDFLAALNPDFAGFVDDKLAHPIGALGSRAGGLTAEAAAWTGLPEGIAVAVGNVDAHVTAPAANAVEPGQMVAIMGTSTCHVMNGDVLREVPGMCGVVDGGIVDGLWGYEAGQSGVGDIFGWFVEHGVPAGYHEEAAARGISTHELLTELAAAQEVGAHGLVALDWHSGNRSVLVDHELSGLVVGQTLATRAEDTYRALLEATAFGTRVIVEAFDGAGVPVTELIVAGGLLKNRLLMQIYSDVTRLPLSTIATDQGPALGSAIHAAVAAGHYPDVRTAAAAMGKVHRAVYTPDEERARVYDRLFAEYRLLHDHFGRGGNDVMHRLRALRREALGVAPVPAADPAPAGAVAP